The Methanoculleus marisnigri JR1 genome window below encodes:
- a CDS encoding formate/nitrite transporter family protein: MVFHPPVAIVAKAGDAGKYKVGLPAWNMFLRGILSGAFIAMGAALATICSTGIQATDVAMRFGAASPGVSQLILGAVFPVGLIITIMTGAELFTGDAMLAPMAAFVHKVSWASVLNLWLWVYIGNLVGSIIFAYIVAYGPYASFDATGAATLTAFGARAVSIATAKTGYVGAAALWSVFLKGIACNWLVNLAVLLGICADDAIGKIVGIWFPIFAFVASGFEHSVANMYFIPAGIFCTGIDPTKAVDTLNWVTMWTNNIIPVTLGNIVGGLFFVGVLYWVAFRKEIAALK, translated from the coding sequence ATGGTATTCCATCCTCCAGTTGCTATCGTAGCAAAAGCAGGTGATGCCGGGAAGTACAAGGTCGGACTGCCTGCCTGGAACATGTTCCTGCGTGGTATCCTGTCCGGAGCGTTCATCGCGATGGGCGCAGCCCTGGCAACGATCTGTTCGACCGGTATCCAGGCAACCGACGTTGCGATGCGGTTTGGTGCCGCGAGTCCCGGTGTCTCCCAGCTCATTCTGGGTGCTGTCTTCCCTGTTGGGCTTATCATCACGATCATGACCGGTGCCGAGCTCTTCACCGGCGACGCGATGCTCGCCCCCATGGCAGCGTTCGTCCACAAGGTCAGCTGGGCAAGCGTGCTCAACCTCTGGCTCTGGGTATATATCGGCAACCTAGTTGGGTCGATTATCTTCGCGTATATCGTGGCATACGGCCCGTATGCCAGCTTCGACGCCACAGGAGCCGCGACGCTCACGGCGTTCGGCGCGAGAGCAGTAAGCATAGCGACCGCAAAGACGGGTTACGTCGGCGCTGCGGCGTTGTGGTCGGTCTTCCTCAAGGGAATCGCCTGTAACTGGCTCGTCAACCTTGCTGTCCTGCTCGGTATCTGCGCCGATGACGCGATCGGCAAGATCGTCGGTATCTGGTTCCCGATCTTCGCTTTCGTTGCCAGCGGGTTCGAGCACAGCGTTGCGAACATGTACTTCATCCCCGCAGGCATCTTCTGCACGGGCATCGACCCCACAAAGGCAGTCGATACGCTGAACTGGGTGACCATGTGGACCAACAACATCATCCCGGTCACACTCGGCAACATCGTCGGCGGTCTGTTCTTCGTCGGTGTTCTCTACTGGGTCGCGTTCAGAAAGGAAATTGCAGCCCTTAAGTAA
- a CDS encoding ATP-binding protein, translating into MTSLTDIDGDDASKYRLIGDRVLGYRFAVPHNAELYLGDVLKITDSVKGLTFFAKVNDLLHDCNFSDPKWDTRPHTEHFYGIGENVFILVEATPLGYVGEDGTFRKPRTIPAKFSRVERPESRDFAFLAQVMGEIEVGVMKTGQGVLKDVRVALHAQVMRQHMGVFATTGMGKSNFMKVFCASCMRAREFGLLIVDPHGEYVAGGRSSSGEATMGLLHYQAGRDGLAVFSTRPEENRRKYHLDQLYLDHDDFRAPDLLLLYEHSPPQREVVEMLESTPGSDVIDFFQSTDFATFDAETYTGRHPRIARDLKNFSPSTLSVMQRRITGMMNRNSRFLRSKGSSIPDIMKALHENKVVLIDIPGMSEQSELFVLSIITRKIMRSHQGEEAGGEGEPRQVLITIEEAQRVLGSGLGNTRTFREAAMEGRKFGVGLCVVTQQPKNIDARVLAQLNTFVVMGLSDRGDRDTIASSAKQDLSRLDTEIQTLEAGEAVISTIGIPFPVSTRIHLFEDYIEDLNRRPGTKPIDDGLENIF; encoded by the coding sequence ATGACGAGTTTGACCGATATTGACGGCGACGACGCCTCGAAATACCGGCTGATCGGTGACCGGGTGCTCGGTTACCGGTTTGCCGTCCCCCACAATGCGGAACTCTATCTCGGGGACGTGTTGAAGATCACGGACAGTGTCAAAGGGCTGACGTTCTTTGCGAAGGTGAACGACCTCCTCCACGACTGCAACTTCTCCGACCCGAAGTGGGACACACGCCCTCATACGGAGCACTTCTACGGGATCGGGGAGAACGTCTTCATCCTCGTCGAGGCAACGCCCCTCGGGTACGTCGGGGAAGACGGCACCTTCAGGAAACCCCGGACGATCCCCGCGAAGTTCTCCCGCGTAGAACGTCCGGAGTCGCGCGATTTCGCGTTCCTCGCGCAGGTTATGGGCGAGATCGAGGTCGGCGTGATGAAGACCGGCCAGGGCGTCTTGAAGGACGTCAGGGTGGCGCTCCACGCGCAGGTGATGCGCCAGCACATGGGCGTCTTTGCGACGACCGGGATGGGGAAGAGCAACTTCATGAAGGTCTTCTGCGCCTCCTGCATGCGGGCACGCGAGTTCGGGCTCCTCATCGTCGACCCGCACGGCGAGTACGTGGCGGGAGGGCGGTCGTCGAGCGGAGAGGCCACCATGGGGCTCCTGCACTACCAGGCCGGCCGTGACGGGCTCGCGGTCTTCTCCACCCGGCCGGAGGAGAACAGGCGGAAGTACCACCTGGACCAGCTCTACCTGGACCACGACGACTTCAGGGCGCCCGACCTCCTCCTCCTCTACGAGCACTCGCCGCCCCAGCGCGAGGTCGTGGAGATGCTCGAGAGCACGCCCGGTTCCGACGTGATCGACTTCTTCCAGAGCACCGATTTCGCAACCTTCGACGCCGAGACCTACACCGGTCGGCACCCCCGGATTGCAAGGGACTTGAAGAACTTCTCGCCGAGCACGCTCTCGGTGATGCAACGGCGCATCACGGGCATGATGAACCGGAACAGCAGATTCCTCCGCTCGAAGGGCTCTTCAATCCCCGACATCATGAAAGCGCTCCACGAGAACAAGGTCGTCCTGATCGACATCCCGGGGATGAGCGAACAGAGCGAACTCTTCGTCCTCTCGATCATAACGCGGAAGATCATGCGCAGCCACCAGGGCGAGGAGGCCGGGGGCGAGGGGGAGCCCAGGCAGGTGCTGATCACCATCGAGGAGGCGCAGCGGGTGCTGGGCTCGGGGCTCGGGAATACCAGGACGTTCCGCGAGGCGGCGATGGAGGGGCGGAAGTTTGGCGTGGGGCTCTGCGTGGTCACCCAGCAGCCGAAGAACATCGACGCCCGGGTCCTTGCGCAGCTGAACACCTTCGTGGTGATGGGGCTCTCCGACCGGGGGGATCGCGACACCATCGCAAGCAGCGCAAAACAGGATCTCTCGCGCCTCGATACCGAGATTCAGACACTTGAGGCGGGAGAAGCGGTCATCAGCACCATCGGGATTCCCTTCCCGGTGAGCACCCGGATCCATCTCTTCGAGGACTACATCGAGGATCTCAACAGAAGACCGGGGACAAAGCCGATAGACGACGGGCTTGAAAATATCTTTTAA
- a CDS encoding DNA double-strand break repair nuclease NurA gives MTDPNIVYRDAIRRIAGRIRECAPSDLAGRFAAAGGFDASSYRRCPSRFDGAVCAVDGSNTVILDAGSFAVAAVRASVSSYADGSRLHHRTTPLQIVTVNPGKGNEDFDEIYHDCFHCTPKVHLDHDDPVRNTAVIRDTLEFWAATEMAAELDAGDLIVLDGTLQVRHASHDEVVEKLLNLCNLRGVLIAAVTKRTSLTWGGGHPIVPAAEGLARDLGVPGPWYLCVSAADGLIDRLETHSWKQRGEQYVARLHPRAERAFKVEIPAFYSAEMVERVFSALAAYADDGRVTGYPYPLLDAHLTTKIGKDAVEQVRQDIIRDMDRLGMSLVDYTGIFGDYHDEFDRY, from the coding sequence ATGACCGATCCGAATATCGTTTACCGGGACGCGATCCGGCGGATCGCAGGGCGGATCCGCGAGTGCGCCCCATCCGACCTTGCCGGACGGTTCGCGGCCGCCGGCGGGTTCGATGCCTCGTCCTACCGCCGCTGCCCGTCCCGGTTCGACGGGGCGGTCTGCGCGGTGGACGGGAGCAACACCGTCATCCTCGATGCAGGGAGTTTCGCCGTTGCCGCCGTCCGGGCATCGGTCAGTTCGTACGCGGATGGTTCGCGCCTCCACCACCGGACGACGCCTCTCCAGATCGTCACGGTCAACCCCGGGAAGGGGAACGAGGACTTCGACGAGATCTATCACGACTGTTTCCACTGCACCCCGAAGGTGCACCTCGACCACGACGACCCTGTCCGGAACACCGCCGTCATACGGGATACCCTTGAGTTCTGGGCGGCGACGGAGATGGCTGCGGAACTCGATGCCGGGGACCTCATCGTCCTCGACGGCACGCTCCAGGTCCGCCACGCGAGCCACGACGAGGTCGTCGAGAAACTCCTGAACCTCTGCAACCTCCGTGGCGTGCTCATCGCCGCGGTGACGAAACGGACGTCGCTCACCTGGGGCGGCGGACACCCGATCGTCCCGGCGGCAGAAGGGCTTGCACGCGACCTCGGCGTCCCCGGACCCTGGTACCTCTGCGTCTCCGCCGCCGACGGCCTGATCGACCGCCTGGAGACACACTCCTGGAAGCAGCGGGGCGAGCAGTATGTCGCCCGGCTGCACCCGCGGGCAGAGCGGGCGTTCAAGGTGGAGATCCCCGCGTTCTACAGCGCGGAGATGGTCGAACGGGTCTTCTCGGCGCTCGCGGCCTACGCCGACGACGGGAGGGTCACGGGCTACCCGTACCCGCTTCTCGACGCCCACCTCACCACCAAGATCGGGAAGGATGCGGTCGAGCAGGTCCGCCAGGACATCATCCGGGACATGGACCGGCTCGGCATGAGCCTTGTCGACTACACCGGCATCTTTGGTGACTATCATGACGAGTTTGACCGATATTGA
- a CDS encoding chloride channel protein — MQVEETVTPYRRVILIAVIVGLIAGLGALFFFEGLKLGTAFFMEGIVGFQIPKEGQNLQDIAQWAPPDNLWMILPVICFGGLLSGLLVYTFAPEAEGHGTDAAIKAFHGEGRVRWRVPLVKAVTAVLTISTGGSAGREGPTAQMSAGFGSIAADLLGLSARERRLAIATGVGAGIGTIFMAPLGGAILAAEILYRQDFETEAIVPAFLASVIGYAIFGLVEGFEPVFGPGVTSWNVSQIPFFILLGVVSTAIGLIYINTFYGTNRIFKKVFSRLKIPNHFKPLAGAFLTGTFVLALAALSPEAAIVGLGSLGTGYGFAQLALYNMLPVGVLLFLPFAKILTTSLTIGSGGSGGVFAPGLVIGGATGGAFGSLLHLALPGIIPAESVPVFFIVGMIALFGAISHAPIAVMIMVVEMTGDFSLLVPAMGAVSVAVILIGQSTIFREQVLNRSQSPAHRDEYMIEILQDIHVGDVMVPRDRIVAVSPDDTAGRVLHLIDRTLHTGFPVLDKKGSLVGMIALDDVRDNRINGEHDELVEDAMSSRVFTVHHACTLREALDLMTERDIHHLPVVPADDPRELSGFITRTDIMKAYTQKASRSAGRRHRTGSVTLIESDTAAGKSSGGKKRTEG; from the coding sequence ATGCAGGTCGAGGAAACCGTCACTCCCTACAGGAGAGTTATACTTATCGCCGTCATCGTCGGGCTCATTGCCGGCCTCGGCGCTCTGTTCTTTTTCGAAGGGTTGAAACTGGGAACTGCATTCTTCATGGAAGGGATCGTAGGGTTTCAAATCCCTAAGGAAGGGCAGAACCTCCAGGATATTGCTCAATGGGCTCCTCCCGATAACCTCTGGATGATCCTCCCCGTCATCTGTTTCGGAGGGCTTCTCTCCGGTCTCCTGGTCTACACCTTCGCCCCGGAGGCGGAGGGGCACGGGACGGATGCAGCAATAAAGGCGTTTCATGGAGAGGGACGGGTACGCTGGCGCGTTCCCCTCGTCAAAGCAGTCACCGCCGTCCTGACCATCTCGACGGGAGGAAGCGCGGGGCGTGAAGGGCCGACCGCACAGATGTCGGCCGGCTTCGGCTCGATCGCCGCCGATCTTCTGGGCCTCTCCGCACGTGAGCGGAGGCTTGCTATCGCCACCGGTGTCGGCGCCGGAATCGGCACGATCTTTATGGCGCCTCTCGGGGGGGCGATCCTCGCTGCGGAGATCCTCTACAGGCAGGATTTCGAGACCGAAGCGATCGTTCCTGCGTTTCTGGCTTCTGTCATCGGTTACGCCATCTTCGGCCTGGTTGAAGGCTTTGAACCAGTCTTCGGCCCCGGGGTGACTTCCTGGAACGTTTCCCAGATCCCGTTCTTCATCCTCCTCGGCGTGGTCTCGACTGCAATAGGTCTGATCTACATAAACACATTCTATGGGACAAACAGGATTTTCAAAAAGGTATTCAGCCGCCTGAAGATCCCGAATCATTTCAAACCCCTCGCCGGGGCATTCCTCACCGGCACGTTCGTCCTCGCTCTTGCCGCCCTCTCTCCCGAAGCGGCAATCGTCGGGCTCGGGAGCCTCGGTACCGGATACGGCTTTGCGCAACTCGCGCTCTATAACATGCTCCCTGTCGGGGTGCTGCTCTTCCTCCCGTTTGCAAAGATCCTGACTACGTCGCTCACCATCGGTTCCGGGGGGAGCGGCGGCGTCTTTGCACCGGGGCTGGTGATCGGGGGGGCGACGGGAGGCGCCTTCGGTTCCCTGCTGCACCTCGCCCTTCCTGGGATCATACCCGCCGAATCAGTGCCGGTCTTCTTCATCGTCGGGATGATCGCTCTCTTCGGTGCGATCTCCCATGCACCCATCGCGGTCATGATCATGGTCGTGGAGATGACCGGCGACTTCTCCCTGCTCGTGCCGGCGATGGGCGCCGTATCTGTGGCGGTCATTCTCATCGGCCAGTCCACCATCTTCCGCGAACAGGTGTTGAACCGTTCACAGTCGCCCGCTCACCGCGACGAGTATATGATTGAGATCCTTCAGGATATTCACGTGGGCGATGTTATGGTGCCCCGTGACCGGATTGTGGCCGTTTCGCCCGATGATACCGCCGGACGGGTGCTTCACCTGATTGACAGGACGCTGCACACCGGATTTCCGGTGCTCGATAAGAAAGGGAGCCTCGTCGGCATGATCGCTCTCGACGATGTCAGAGACAACCGGATAAATGGCGAACATGACGAGCTGGTGGAGGATGCCATGAGTTCACGTGTATTCACCGTGCATCACGCCTGTACGCTCCGCGAGGCCCTGGATCTGATGACCGAGCGCGACATTCATCACCTGCCCGTCGTCCCGGCAGACGACCCAAGAGAACTCTCCGGGTTCATCACCCGGACGGATATTATGAAGGCCTATACCCAGAAGGCATCGCGGTCGGCAGGAAGGCGCCACCGTACCGGTTCCGTTACCCTGATCGAATCGGATACGGCAGCAGGAAAGAGTTCCGGCGGCAAAAAAAGGACGGAGGGTTGA
- a CDS encoding OB-fold nucleic acid binding domain-containing protein, with product MQIGDVKVRVTAVTVVVFLFFIALIAAYVFTTGNVYALYWAVPSAVMLLLIPMALNYMSQKQYASLVPMYEAEAKNARIREINLNKLGEPVRIKGVVERVYIQFLNRPQYLVADRTGEISVKMFTSPAEDVQKGDVVEVLGTVVKRYIMTGDAVVNCVSIRKIKNDQ from the coding sequence ATGCAAATCGGAGATGTCAAAGTGAGGGTGACGGCCGTTACCGTGGTCGTCTTCCTCTTTTTTATTGCCCTGATCGCCGCGTATGTCTTCACAACCGGGAATGTATACGCGCTGTATTGGGCGGTTCCGTCGGCGGTCATGCTGCTTCTCATACCCATGGCACTCAACTACATGAGTCAGAAGCAGTACGCGTCGCTGGTACCGATGTATGAAGCGGAAGCAAAGAACGCCCGGATACGGGAGATCAATTTGAATAAACTCGGCGAACCGGTGCGCATAAAGGGTGTCGTCGAGCGGGTCTACATCCAGTTCCTCAACCGGCCACAGTACCTCGTCGCCGACCGGACAGGTGAGATATCGGTCAAGATGTTCACCTCGCCGGCAGAAGACGTGCAGAAGGGGGATGTGGTCGAGGTGCTCGGAACCGTCGTCAAACGCTACATCATGACCGGAGATGCGGTCGTCAACTGCGTCTCCATACGGAAAATCAAGAACGATCAGTAA
- a CDS encoding Coenzyme F420 hydrogenase/dehydrogenase, beta subunit C-terminal domain → MAGKGDLLYAWTMDDELREKAETGGAVTALLRHALESGMVDAVFAVRKGADVYDALPALITDPAEIGGIAGSLHCGTLLLPKQMRRCLLATEPNMRIATVLKGCDVKAIYEMAKRNQVNLDNIIIIGLNCGGTIRPETARIIVREKLGLDPDSVVKEEIDKGKFIVVTKDGEHASVSIDELEEGAEDLLGDPGLGRRSNCRRCKIKIPRQADLACGNWGVIGEKAGNATFVEVCSEKGANLLNAAVKTGAVATEPANPKGIDIRGKVENAMLKLGDKWRARYFGALGEGTERLNKIREQTSRCIKCYSCIENCPICYCVECSTRKDYLVEPGVIPPPFMFHLIRFAHISDSCVNCGQCEELCPVEISNSVFMHAIQTDLEELFGFHPGEDMTPPVLALVEESAERKRLEATGSDQIFDIFR, encoded by the coding sequence ATGGCAGGAAAAGGCGATTTACTCTATGCGTGGACGATGGACGACGAACTTCGCGAGAAGGCGGAGACCGGCGGAGCCGTCACCGCGCTGCTGCGTCACGCCCTCGAGAGCGGCATGGTCGACGCGGTCTTTGCGGTCAGGAAAGGCGCGGACGTCTACGATGCGCTGCCGGCCCTCATCACCGACCCCGCCGAGATCGGGGGGATTGCCGGGTCGCTTCACTGCGGCACCCTGCTCCTCCCCAAACAGATGCGGCGGTGCCTTCTTGCCACCGAGCCGAATATGCGGATCGCAACCGTCCTTAAAGGCTGCGACGTCAAGGCAATCTACGAGATGGCGAAGCGCAACCAGGTCAACCTGGACAACATCATCATCATCGGCCTCAACTGCGGCGGCACCATCCGGCCGGAGACGGCCCGGATCATCGTTCGGGAGAAACTCGGCCTTGACCCCGATTCGGTCGTCAAGGAAGAGATCGACAAAGGAAAGTTCATCGTCGTCACAAAAGACGGCGAGCACGCCTCCGTCTCGATCGACGAACTCGAAGAGGGGGCGGAGGATCTCCTCGGGGACCCGGGCCTCGGCCGCCGGAGCAACTGCCGCCGGTGCAAGATCAAGATCCCGCGCCAGGCGGATCTCGCCTGCGGCAACTGGGGCGTCATCGGGGAGAAAGCCGGGAACGCCACCTTCGTCGAGGTCTGTTCCGAGAAGGGCGCAAACCTCCTCAACGCTGCCGTGAAGACCGGGGCGGTCGCCACCGAGCCCGCGAACCCGAAAGGAATCGATATCCGCGGCAAGGTCGAGAACGCGATGCTGAAACTCGGCGACAAATGGCGGGCACGCTACTTCGGGGCGCTCGGCGAGGGAACGGAACGCCTGAACAAGATCAGGGAGCAGACGAGCCGGTGCATCAAGTGCTACTCCTGCATCGAGAACTGCCCGATCTGCTACTGCGTCGAGTGCAGCACGAGGAAAGACTACCTGGTCGAACCCGGCGTGATCCCGCCGCCGTTCATGTTCCACCTCATCCGGTTCGCGCACATCTCCGACTCCTGCGTCAACTGCGGCCAGTGCGAGGAACTCTGCCCCGTGGAGATCTCGAACTCGGTCTTCATGCACGCCATCCAGACCGATCTCGAGGAACTCTTCGGGTTCCACCCGGGCGAGGACATGACCCCGCCGGTGCTGGCTCTGGTCGAGGAGAGCGCGGAGAGAAAGCGCCTCGAGGCGACGGGAAGCGACCAGATCTTCGACATCTTCAGATGA
- a CDS encoding AAA family ATPase — MLLNKLWMRNFKRFRDQEIVFQDGITGIVGNNGTGKSSIVSAVLFALYGLQGTGLDGDYIVSSFAGPQDVCEVRLDFSVGGNEYAVVRKFKRRPSSTLHEANLYLNQKLLANSVQKVGEEVQRIVGMAPGDFRNTIYAGQKELLALLETRAGSRKDWFMQVLGIDYLKKDSMEHLKSIIDAREGSCRELSGRLQELDAGGVRGRLAALRTDLAGAEEEAEEALGREKAAAEELEHARTERDRLLSVRERYLHLAREEEVLAAEIERLRTECRETEGEIAEREQVQAELEGLALLADRYEALKAETTAMAEEKELADRLSLEANAAEERVREYGERRTKVEAELAALAEDEKAVAGLTREVAEWQALRDRIAAMKELQPEYDSLREDLTRMDERFAQIERRVGENRTEIEGIEEKVGRLRALEEEIGEYDALLAREEVFLRAQELARQEERCLREVDAASEEMSLLESEIAGLARQLAGMGSIEDEIESTESRKEYLTSRISACAERQEALREEIRRLAEHRAEILAAGPEGSCPTCHQGLGDHYEELVGDLAAATNSMQKTLAELEGEHARATAERESLVAVLKDLYGQRTACQRLKEQHALYSSRYEQSASVGERWRAEAEGHRAAMRALGVEGYDPEAHAALKEEIRALAEKRAAADTLRGECSRLPALQEERQQLIADVENYLSRKEELEAKISRLGFDPVIRQRLEAEAQALEPSYRAYTEAQARLARRPALEEELQGISARVNGLAERLQAIQAELIRLAFDPDRFARQSEECNRADTAHRRAFELRVRLEAVPRLIEALEAKQTLLANREAERLRVGEAVKELGFTEETVTAAEERVANCERDLAAAREQRSAVAFRINSLKMDIEKETGRLSRAADLVRHRETLTEEIGRLKLTRSLIKEYTDYLLQVVRDRIEEEAGWVLAEITDGRYGTVMLDDDFTVLVHDMGDDYPADRFSGGEQDDIAIALRVALSRFLAEVNEVHDSTFLIFDEIFGSQDEGRRNNLLRALRTQEAHFPQILLISHITEVQDEFSTTLMVEMGTDQASQVREFE, encoded by the coding sequence TCTCGACGGGGATTACATCGTCAGTTCCTTTGCGGGACCGCAGGACGTCTGCGAGGTTCGCCTGGACTTCTCGGTCGGCGGCAACGAGTACGCCGTCGTCCGCAAATTCAAACGCCGCCCCTCATCGACCCTCCACGAGGCAAACCTCTACCTGAACCAGAAACTCCTCGCAAACAGCGTCCAGAAGGTGGGAGAGGAGGTGCAGCGGATCGTCGGCATGGCCCCGGGCGACTTCCGGAACACCATCTACGCCGGGCAGAAGGAACTCCTTGCCCTGCTCGAGACCCGGGCCGGGTCCCGGAAGGACTGGTTCATGCAGGTGCTGGGTATCGATTACCTCAAGAAGGACAGCATGGAGCACCTCAAATCGATCATCGATGCCCGGGAAGGAAGCTGCCGCGAGCTCTCCGGCCGGCTCCAGGAACTGGATGCCGGCGGGGTTCGCGGTCGTCTTGCGGCGCTCCGCACAGATCTCGCCGGGGCGGAGGAAGAGGCGGAGGAGGCCCTGGGGAGAGAGAAGGCTGCCGCGGAGGAACTTGAGCATGCACGCACGGAGCGCGACCGGCTGCTCTCCGTCCGCGAGCGTTACCTGCACCTTGCACGGGAAGAGGAAGTGCTCGCAGCCGAGATCGAGCGGCTCCGCACCGAGTGCCGGGAGACGGAAGGGGAGATCGCCGAACGGGAGCAGGTGCAGGCCGAACTCGAAGGACTCGCTCTCCTCGCCGACCGCTACGAGGCCCTGAAAGCCGAGACGACCGCGATGGCCGAGGAGAAGGAGCTCGCCGACCGCCTGAGCCTCGAAGCGAACGCTGCGGAGGAGCGGGTCAGGGAGTACGGCGAGCGCCGCACAAAGGTCGAGGCAGAACTCGCCGCGCTTGCAGAGGACGAAAAAGCAGTTGCCGGCCTTACCCGCGAAGTCGCGGAGTGGCAGGCCCTCCGCGATCGCATCGCTGCGATGAAAGAACTCCAGCCGGAGTATGACTCACTCCGCGAAGACCTCACGCGCATGGACGAGCGGTTCGCCCAGATCGAGCGGCGAGTCGGGGAGAACCGGACGGAGATCGAAGGGATCGAGGAGAAGGTCGGGCGTCTCCGCGCGCTCGAAGAGGAGATCGGGGAGTACGATGCCCTCCTGGCCCGGGAAGAGGTCTTTCTCCGGGCGCAGGAACTCGCCCGGCAGGAGGAGCGGTGCCTGCGCGAGGTCGACGCGGCCTCCGAAGAGATGAGTCTCCTCGAGAGCGAGATTGCCGGGCTTGCCCGGCAGCTTGCCGGGATGGGCTCTATCGAAGACGAGATAGAATCCACGGAGAGCCGGAAAGAGTACCTGACCTCGCGGATCAGCGCGTGCGCGGAGCGGCAGGAGGCGCTCCGCGAGGAGATCCGGAGGCTTGCCGAACACCGGGCGGAGATTCTTGCCGCCGGCCCGGAGGGATCGTGCCCGACGTGCCACCAGGGCCTCGGCGACCACTACGAGGAACTGGTCGGCGATCTTGCAGCCGCTACGAACTCGATGCAGAAGACGCTCGCCGAACTCGAGGGCGAGCATGCGAGAGCGACCGCCGAACGAGAGAGCCTCGTCGCCGTGCTGAAAGATCTTTACGGGCAGCGCACCGCCTGTCAACGCTTAAAAGAGCAGCACGCGCTGTATTCTTCCCGGTACGAGCAGAGCGCGAGCGTCGGAGAGCGATGGCGGGCCGAGGCGGAGGGGCACCGTGCGGCGATGCGGGCGCTCGGGGTGGAGGGGTACGACCCGGAGGCGCACGCCGCGCTCAAGGAAGAGATCCGCGCTCTTGCGGAGAAGCGGGCGGCGGCCGATACCCTCCGGGGCGAATGCAGTCGCCTCCCCGCCCTCCAGGAGGAGCGCCAGCAACTCATCGCCGACGTCGAGAACTACCTCAGCCGCAAAGAGGAACTTGAAGCGAAGATCTCCCGGCTCGGGTTCGATCCGGTGATCCGGCAGCGGCTGGAGGCGGAGGCGCAGGCACTCGAGCCGTCCTACCGGGCATATACGGAAGCGCAGGCCCGGCTCGCGCGGCGGCCGGCGCTGGAAGAGGAACTGCAGGGCATCTCTGCACGAGTCAACGGCCTCGCGGAGAGGCTGCAGGCTATCCAGGCTGAACTCATCCGCCTCGCGTTCGACCCCGACCGGTTCGCACGCCAGAGCGAGGAATGCAACCGAGCTGATACGGCGCACCGGAGAGCGTTCGAACTCCGCGTCCGCCTTGAAGCAGTCCCGAGGCTGATCGAGGCGCTGGAGGCGAAGCAGACCCTCCTCGCCAACAGGGAGGCCGAACGGCTCCGGGTCGGGGAGGCCGTCAAGGAACTCGGGTTTACCGAAGAGACGGTCACGGCGGCAGAGGAGCGGGTCGCGAACTGCGAACGGGACCTCGCGGCGGCGCGGGAGCAGAGATCCGCCGTTGCTTTCCGGATAAACAGCCTTAAGATGGATATCGAGAAAGAGACCGGGAGACTCTCGCGTGCGGCCGACCTCGTCAGGCATCGGGAGACGCTCACCGAGGAGATCGGGCGGCTGAAACTGACCCGGTCGCTGATCAAAGAGTATACCGATTACCTCCTCCAGGTGGTCAGGGACCGGATCGAGGAGGAGGCGGGGTGGGTGCTTGCGGAGATCACCGACGGGCGCTACGGGACGGTGATGCTGGACGACGACTTCACCGTCCTCGTCCACGACATGGGCGACGACTACCCGGCCGACCGGTTCAGCGGCGGCGAGCAGGACGATATCGCCATCGCTCTCCGGGTGGCGCTCTCCCGGTTCCTCGCCGAGGTGAACGAGGTGCACGACTCCACGTTCCTGATCTTCGACGAGATCTTCGGGAGCCAGGATGAGGGACGGCGGAATAACCTTCTCCGGGCGCTCCGGACTCAGGAAGCCCACTTCCCCCAGATCCTCCTGATATCCCACATCACCGAGGTTCAGGACGAGTTCTCGACGACGCTGATGGTCGAGATGGGCACAGATCAGGCGAGCCAGGTCAGGGAGTTCGAATGA